AATCCCAATCCCAAACCCCAATGTCGAAGAAGAGAATAGAACTCCAATGGCAATGCCAATTCCCATCCCGTCAACGCCATCAACCGTGACCATTCCCATGCAGACAGCCATAACGCCCGCCCCTCTCAGCGTTGTTCCATACAATGCTGCCAAGGCAATGGAAGAGACGGGCGAGGAGATCGAGTATTCGTTTGAAGAGAGGAGGGCTGGATTTGTTGTTCCAAGAGAGGAGGGCTGGATTTTTTGTTCCAAGACCTTGATGCTAGTCTGATGATGATACAAAGTATGTATACTGACTGTCTGTCATTTGTGGGTTCTGAATTTGGTGTAGTTGGTAGTGAATATGGGGTTGGTCTTGTGAAGCCAATTCTATTGGCTTCTTTTTATTTGTACATTGTCTGATTGTCTACGGCATTAAGCGTAGACTACTGGATAAGTCACATTTGTTCCATCTGTGCATTAAGCTGGTTTTGGTTTTcccttttaatttaatttatttttctatatttatatttataggaTGTATGAtgcttaaaaaatatttatattcattgatTATTATATTCGTTGATTATAATCAATGAATAATGGACACAAATTGTGTTAGGGGACCGTTTTACTCTTCCCATTCTATCTCCAACCGGCCTTTTGCAGTTCAAAATAATATGGTGAAGACTGAAGGGGACCTATCATTCAAGAAAAGTATAATATGGTGAAGCAAAAACCTTGTGCTCAAGAGAACaatgttttaaatttaagaaaatcaAACAATATTTTGATCATAAATAATTACAACTAAGAATTGTTATCATTATTTTGAGCATAATTCATTCATtactataattttagttattttcaaatattttgagtataaattattactatattaaaaacataattattacCATTATTTCAATCAATACAAATATGAATCATTACCGcaatttaaacataaaattaatatataatataataaaatttaaaatatctacaatatgaagatattaaattaaatagaaaactTCAATTCTATCAAATTAGAAGAACTTCGTCATATctatattttgaatttgaattttgaattaacATGTtaatattttctctctctaaaatatatatatatatatatatatatatatatatatatatatatatatataaacagatgGTGAAATAAGAAATCAACAACTGCTTATCTTGTGCGATCCATTCTTATCTGAACGTAGACCGGTGTAGAGAGAATCAATCTAAGTATGAAAACCCCAATTAATGCTTTATACAAACTCTTCTCAATTGCCATTTCTTGTGAAATAAgtcttctttatatatatatatatactaggtgCGCGCACTCCAAAACAATCCTTAGTGTTAATTCAACTAATCAGGGTACTCTCTtgttatttaccaaatatcctCCAAGTGTCATTCTTGACAATTCATATAATAGTCTTTAAATTAGAACTTGTAATATTGCTGTAGCAATCACTCTAAGATAAGTTGTTGATTTATACCTCATCTTGATAGACTTATTGTTACGACATCTTAATCTAAAGTACACACTCAAACTAATTAGAGTGTTATAATCTAATGTGCCAAAAATTATGCCAATACATAGTTTTAGCAAAATACATTTATAACTAAGATTACTTCAAGAAGACTAATAGAGAAAAActagcaaaataaataaaaaaaaactagtagtCACAAAGTCATCATCTTTGAAAGATAACTCTACTGAACATTAGAAGAGACAAAAATTAGTTAGTAGGTGTAGAATGTGAGAAGGCTAAATATGTCTTAGGAAATGCTAACTGAATGATAGATTTAATTTGGACAACAAAAGACATCCTCCTTGTCTACTAGCTAGAAAAGATCGAGCTATTAGATCCTAATACCAACACAATTTTAGAACATTCTATTATCTAGAGAAAAGTCAAATAAATACGTAGAACTTTTCATAAAACTCACCAATCATGTTGAAAAGGAGTATAAAGTCTAAAGGAAGTTAAAGTTACAAAAATGACACCAATAAACTAGGCAAGGTTATTGGATAAAGCTATAATCTaatagaaaaagtaaaaatgagCAACAATTAGAAAAGTTCAAAAACGACCTAATTAAGTTTTCAACATATGCATTTAAATTTAAGTTAAAGAGAAGCGAATCTGAAGGAGAGAAGGTTGATGTGCATAGAAGTATAAACTACTAAGTGCAAAAACTCTTCCAAAAGccttaaagaaaacaaatatcTAGGCACATTAAGCTTAAAGCTAGAATCCTTTATTCTCAAAGGATTTCACACTTTGTTGAAGAAAAAATATCAACTTAGAGGAGTTGGTTATAGTCTTGGAGAAGAATCGGGAGAAAACAAGCAAGAATAATGAGTGTTTGGTGATCAAACATTGTGAAGAGGTTAGTAATCAAATAGTAGGACTTAGTAAACACCTTGAAGCAGATTGGGTTTCTAGCTTGTATTCATTATTAGATTTGACTGCTTGccatgcaaatatttcaaactaAATATCTTTCAAGCTATTTGTCAAACTATAATTTCTCAAAGGTAGATCGAACTAGTTGTGTTAATCCTAAAACTTGGTGAGCTAATTAAAGACTTTCAtatgtgtatttattttttttacaacacTAAAAACTCAACTCAGTTCATCAGGGCTGGTTTTTGATTTGCGGGGCCCTGTGCTAGTAACTAAGTGAggtcctatcaaagtataaatatactgcgaattgaagaaaatttgcaaagagaaaatatgctaaaaacctaattttgagccaatataatcacaaatacatatactaactattaagTTAGGgttggactaggggcccccaaaattttgggaccctgtgcggtcgcacatcttgcacgccttAAAATCCGGCCCTGCAGTTCATTCGACAAATTATACTGCAAAACAgggataaatgttcatttttaatatattgaatgttcattttttttatgtatagtactgaatgttcattttttaagtagtatatttaaaaataaaccttcaaaatataaatgttcAAAAAATAACACCTAGTGACCCAACATATAATGACTACTTTCATACTCATCAATTTACTTATGtgcatgtatgtgtatatatatatatatatatataatttcatatttaatgcatAGACAATGACcttctttcatttttatttttatttttattttttatcccttattttttattccattattcaaaagtaaatgAGTAAAAGGGTAATAGATTTTGAAATAACTAAAGGATTGATTCCAATAGTACATAAATAGAGTATTTATATAGAGTAAGTACATAAATAAGGTACTTttagaatattaaaaattatcttGTATTCATGGAAAGTAATTAAGTGAttattgaaagtatattattttgtattattatatactattcagtacattaaaaattcattttagtatataaaaaatgtaggCTATATTCATGAAAAGGACTTTAATTgagtattgaaaatatattattttatatatactataatgtacatttaatatacaaataatgtacttttagtatattaaaaatgtatcttgtattcatgataaaaaaaaattgccctTTAAGTCCACTCTTGTTCGTAAATTATTTGAAGCTAATTACAAAGtatattataatttgttttacacagtaatcaaacaaaaattgtattcaaaGTGTCTAATGCAATAATGATGTGTACAATGTAAATAATATATGGTAATTTTAAAGAATGAGTAtataacttttaaaatcttttctttttattttttattcattcaaaattgaaaattctttgttctgtttttaaaatattgtattgAATTTATATTGTAGAACAgggtccacatagcattatgaactcttgatcaaaacgatatcgttttgatatttaaattttaacatgcaTGTTCTGTAGTTTTCCGTTTTCAATGtttcaacacaaattttaatttattctaggtacaaaatcaatactCTTAAggtatataatttcataacacgagacacaaaaactcacaacacaagacacaaaaactcacaacacaagacacatacacatgttatttatatgtacTTATTCTCAAATTTGATTTATGTAGATAATATATGTCCTATATgcatataatttcataatacaagacataaattcgtaaaataagacacaatatgttgtgtgttacacAACTACTAATCTATTATTTCAGGTACAGAATCTATACTCTTAACTGCTTAAGGTATAGAATTGCATAACATGGGGCACAAAATTAAAGCTCATAACACAAGATTGATacacatgttttatatttactttagttCAGCTACATAAACAATATTTTTAAGGTACAGAATTGCATAATATAAGcccgcatgggcagctcaactaGTCACATGGGTGAAATTTGGGAGAAAAATTGCATAATATAAGACAAAAAACGCATAACAGAAGACACAAAAACGCGTGGCAAAAGACACCAAagcacatgttatatatatttactttatttcaaGTACAGAATCCATAtgcttaaggtacaaaattgcaTAACATGAAATATAGAATCACATAACACAAGGGTCCACAAGCGGTCGctgttaaaattcaaattcaaaactacgtcgttACGTTTAGGATTAGGGTTCACAGTGCATTGTGAACTAGGTGGACCCTAGTtcacggtataacgattgagTACCATGAAAGCTATCAAAAAGCAATAATAGTGAGGTATcacaatgtattttttttaatttttttttctttttttgaggaATGGTATCACAATGTACTTATGTACCCAAATACACAATACCCAAAGCTGCCAAATTGCCAAGTTAACTTGCCATTCAATGCCACAGCCCTCTCCTACATTCTTGGATTTCTATAACCCGCCAATCTGCCACAAAATGCGCATTCTGCCTTCTCTCCTAAATTCTTGGAAATTCCATGACTACATtcttgaatgtttttttttttttttttaagaaattaattcgATTGTAATGCATTTTTATTAGAATTACACATTTATAACCAATCCTTCTTGAATAATTGGTTTGATCATACCTGGCCTTTCCCCTTTTGATGTGATGGAATGATCCTAAGATTATCTTTATTTATGCAAATGTGCAATactttctcacttttaaaagtggatTCTACGTCtacatcatcaaattttaaattatttaactatttttttcactttcaaaaatagtcctactttcatattatatatatatatatatatatatatatatatatatatatatatatatatatatatatatatatataattaattaaaaaatagaaaaactgTCAAATGGCAACAAAAGCAACGGAGGGCAAGCttgcattcaaaaaaaaaaaagaaaaaagaaaaaatgaacttTCTTTTTTTCACCTCACCCTAAAAGTCTTGGAGTTTGGTTGAGAACAACTTAAGACTTACTATATCCCCATTCTCTGAGATGGAGTACAATTTGcatctaaaatgaaaatattaactAAATCATTTAGAAGATAATCCAACATTGTTGTCTCTCAACCAGTCATTTGTCCCAAATTTATTGTAAAATTAACACATTTGTCTACTTTGCTAAAAACATGAGTGATCAATCCTATATTAATTGATCTTGCAAGTTGCAATAGCTTAACAATGTTGGtagttaaaaacttaaaaaatgaaGTTTTAAGTACAAATCACAGTGGCAGTGACAGTAAAATTAGtgaaattttaagttttaagtaCAAATCACAGTGGCAGTGATAGTAAAATTTGTGAAATTAAAGGGCATCTCTGGTTAAATAGTCAACtttaataattcatctgaaAAGACAGAGACTGGGTCAGAGGATGGAAAAATTTGTATTGGCTACCACTTAACTTTACagctttaaataattaaattgcaatttaaaaattaaaggaattCTCTTTTTCCcaaatttctatatattttttataaaattttcttaaacaATCAATTCATTCAACTTTTGCCATTTCAAAATCAAGGTTTATTAAATTTCCAAGACGGACTTCAAACCAATTATTTAACCACAATCAATACATTAAATTTtggaattaaatatttatttattacttaatttttcagatttttaaatttaatttcaatttcaatttcaaattttttttttctagctttattttcctccatctttttttcaaaaaccctAATCCCACAACTCCTCTGGAAATTGTGACTTCACCCAgcaagattaatttttttttcttagtgtCTTCCataagttaaatttttttttttcaactttataCTTGTGCTCTGCAACAGCAGATTCTGAATCATAGTTCAGAATTTTGCAGATTTGCAGATGATCTTGAAAACACACGGAATATACTAGCATTTACAGATTCATAGTTCTTTTTTGAAGTAGGTTTAGTGTAAGATTATCCAGGTTCTTAATTGTGGTTTAACTTTTCTGGAAAAAGATttgtatttgtgcattttgtaGGCTTATTGATCCTTTTGTAAGTTGAGGGTTAAGCTGTTAGTATTGTCTGGGTTTAAGGGGTTATTTCTGGGTTTTTGTGAATGGAGGGAAAAGGAGGTGATGAAGATCCGGGGAGCTTTCAGGTGGGTCCCAGCGGTGAAAATCGGAGCCAGTTGATTGGATCAACTGCGGCGGCGACGCCGGCGGCTCCGGCGGCCAGTGTAGCCGGTAATTCAACAGatgtgaagaagaagaggggAAGGCCAAAGAAGTATGGGCCAGATGGTTCAGTAAGGCTGGCATTGTCTCCAATGCCCATATCAGCTTCCATTCCTCTTACTGGGGATTATTCAGCTTGGAAACAACAACCCACTGTAGGctccttgaagaagaaaaagaagttcCTCCTGGAAAATCATGGTAAAGGGTTTTTGTCCCTTCCCTCTGTTTATTTTCTTGAGTTTTCAATTTGTGTTTGATTTTCCAGTGATTTACTGTTGCATAGGATTGTAGTATTCTGGCATTGTTATTGAGACTGGAGTGGGGTAGAAGACTAGAAGTTGTGTGTGATTGCTGTATAAGTGGACACATACCCAGAGTCTAGATCTAATTGTTTTGTGCTTTTCTCTATGGGTTTTGCTTGTTGTCTTGTAACCACTGGAGCTATTTGATGTGGGACTAGAATCCAAGTCAACAAATATTTTGTGTATCTTGATATTTTGATGTGTGTGGTGTTTGAAGAAGTTGCTGGATATGGGAGAAATGGAGAATCTTCCTTTGCATCTAAATCTCGGTACTAGTTCTAAGTGATAAGGTAGGTAGGCGATTTATCTAGATTGATGAATGAACACAACACTGATAAAGTGATAAGGTCAgcttttttttggatgacgagggaaaccccgCAACCCTTTTGGGTGTGGGTAAACCTCGCCTTGTGGCCCTAGCTggtaaaggaccacaaggaagtaaaccagcctaggttacccatagctgaccgtcTAAAACCAAGGGTGTAAGAGATGTCATCATAGCGTCAAGTCTGTCTTTACCCAATCATTGCAAGAGATATAAGCTGGGAAATCAGAATAAACTGTGAATGATGATAGTGAGGGAATGATGTGACATGTGTGGATCTGACGCAATCATTCAGAGGAATCAGAGCCATATGCTGCTTAGATTCATTCACTAGTTTAGAATATAGAATAGATACTGACTTGAAGAATATCTTCTCTGCAATGAAGTTAAAGAAATGCTACGGAGTATGGTTTTATGTAGCTAATTACAATATTATACCGTAAAACTCCTGTTTATATGATGATAAACGAACAATGCTATGGACATGCTTGTAAAACTTCAGTTTTGCTAAAATCAGGTTGATCTTTTTTCCACCATTATGTACCTAGATTAGAGTAGATgtcaaatttgacatttttgaaaGCATTAAGTTGTCAtgtacagaaaaaaaaaattctgaattCACAGAGGtaaaaatgaaaactgaaaTTTGGAATGCAGCAAAAGAAAAAGTTTTccatatttgtatatatgttgCAATATCGATAAAGTTCAAGTGTTTTTGCTACAAATTTTTACATCTTCAAGTATCTTTCTTCAGGGGAGCGAATGGCATACTCTGTTGGTGCAAATTTTACCCCTCATGTTATAACGGTTAATGCTGGAGAGGTATGGCTATTAGTCTGTGttatatgtaatattatttcagcattaaattttcaaaactttgGTCCATATCTGTCAGATTCcagatatttaattaaattggaatataagtataaatttaagaattttgGCATATAGGGATCTCTAATTGTTACTCTGAAAAGTCAATACAGAGTGtactgtaattataattaatttgacattGTTTTTCCTCATAGAACATTCTATTATATTTAGAAACATGCAGCTAGAAATGTATCTATGGAAtatatatcaatctatatattattgttattgtttttataatttCTCTTGTAAAATTTTCCGAGGAATTTGTTTGCGCTTGCAGGATGTTACTATGAAAATCATTTCATTTGCTCAACAAGGGTCTAGAGCTATTTGTGTATTGGCCGCAAATGGTGCAATCTCAAATGTTACACTTCGACAGCCTAATTCTTCTGGTGGTACTTTGACCTATGAGGTGTGATTTACAACATTTAGTTTTATGTGCTTTTTAATACATAGCTATCCCTCAAACAACCGAGTGAACGcaaagtggaccgaacaagCCCTAATACCatattataatctaagattggtcctaggtcactcaattgggctataatgcacatgggccaaaccacactaaaaagactgaatccaatcaattagctagtctaacccataacCTTATAAACctatatattctctcttatattttcaatgtgcgACTCTTAACAGTTTCTAAagcataattttctttttacaggGGCGCTTTGAAATTCTTTCTCTAACAGGATCGTTTATGCCTAGTGACAATGGGGTGACAAAAAGCAGATCTGGCGGGATGAGCGTCTCTCTATCAGGCCCTGATGGTCGAGTTCTAGGCGGAGGACTTTCAGGAATGTTAGTTGCAGCTGGTTCTGTCCAGGTTCGGTTTCAACAGCCTTATTGTATCATTAGCTCTGCAACTAGGACATCGAATCAATTCATAAACCACGTGTACACAAACGCACATCTTAAAATTTGTGAAGTAATTACCGGTGTTTTGGCATACCAAATAATCTTTTGAGTGGATCAGGTTGTAGTTGGCAGCTTTCTTCACGGCCACCAGCTAGAGCAGAAACCCAAGAAGCCGAGATTCGAGCATACATCATCGATTCACAACCTCGTTTCTTCTAATCCTGTATCGGATGAGAAAAGCGAAGGAGCCTACAGTGGGCAAAGTCCAAATCCCACTTCTTCTCCTAGCTTCCACGGAGATAATTTACACTCTGCAAACTCCATGCACTTTTCAAGAATGTCTGCAATCGGGAATAACAATATTTCTTTGTCGAGGGAGGAACTTCAAGCCCCAAGCCCATCGAAATGTGAGGTCTCTTGCTGATTTCGCTGCCATTGTATCATTGACTGTTTGAGTGTACCCTTTACTCACAACTTTAGGCTCACGTTCCTTTGACCAACATTACACTTAGTGATCACTTCTAGTTTGGTAGGATTGTTGTAGAGATGAGTGACTTATAGATTAGCTTGAAAATTTTTACTATCCCTGTAGGTTTGGTAGTATTTACTACTGCTGTGATCACCCCATTCTGGCTGGGTTTCATTTCATCTTTTTGTCTGTAGAAACTGGGGGGTTGTATGAAACCACCTCAACTTTCATTGTAACACAAAATAATTGAAGACTTCTGAATTCCTTTTCTGTGTCATATGTTGTCTCTTTGTTTCATCTTCAGAATCTGTTTCCATATTTTTGGAGcattaaattgaatatatatattctcttgcAGGTCACATCCTCTTGTACTCAACAAGAAGTTGAATATATACCAGGTTACAAGTTTAACTTCTACTTGGAGCGgtctattggtcttcttggtttgagtcggtaAACTATTAGTAACCTAGGGTTGTTTAATGTTTAtcccattatttttttttgacaaatgtTTATCCCATTATTGTCCTTTGAATAATGTAAACTTACTACAAgagttgtaaataaataaaaaggtaaattagGTCCAAATGAGATGTGTAGCCACCAGCGGACGGCTTGGCCACCCGGACAAGGGGCACAAAGGCCCCCGTTGCCCAAGACCAAGAGCGGTCCTATAACTTACTAGCATTGGTTTGGCGAGGTACGCCACCCCTCAATGGACCACAAACTAGGGCTCGGCCAGGTGCTGGTCGGTGAACCCACAGGCCAAACGTACCACCTCATCCTCCTCATGTTCTTCTTGGTTCTACTCCATTTCGTGCTGCTAAATGTACCCTTAGCTCCATTTCATGCTGCCAAATGCACCACTTCCCTAAAAAAGCTACCCCTAGCCAAGTCCACCAACCTGCCTTCAATTATTCTTGTGTCATGCCCCCTTGGGCCCatcataaataaatgtatagaaaaattaataatctAGTATTGTAGACGGATGTTTGCGACAGTCTTCCAGTCTTCTGGTCTAATGGGCTTCAAAGTTTCAGCGAGAGGCACCCTAACCCAACGACAGTCTTCCAGTTTGATTGATGTCTACGACGTTCCTAGTTTATATTTGAAATGTTAAAATCAGGTACTACTAGCTCTTCTCAACGATGAATAAGCTAGATTTGGATCAAGTGGTGAGCGGCTAACGATGAATGACAAGAGAATAGAGGTGGTGATGATGAGAGATGACGGAGAATTGAGCGACAATAACTAGCTTTAGATAACAGACGACTATGTTAGCTAGTTTTTGGTTCATAGATATGAAGCCACTGCTGAGCTAAAGATGGAGATGTCATCACCGAGCTTCGAGAGAGGAGAAGAGACTATTTTAACACAATAAACTAGGAGATAGTTAGTATATCTTGGGCGTAATTATTTCAGATTAATATAACAGGCATCTGTGGTACACTACTACAGACGcctattattaaattttgttttaaattttttcataaaaattataCACGTCTGTAGTTTGTAATCAAAGATGTGGAAagttgtttaaaaaattacaaagttaccatagtttgaatttttttacttttcagaTTTTTAGTTTTAACTAAAGATGCCTATTGTTACACTTTCTTGGTCAATTCTCTGCTAGTAAAGAGAGCTAATAtgtaatttattattcttttatatatttaaatttggtagtttaaactaataattaatattaattttttttaaatattaaaaattatactaaattaCTAGTTTGACTATAGAATCCACTGGGGGCGGGGATTCTTGTCCTCCAAAATTCCCAGTGAAAATAacaattgttataataataatattattatataagttaaACAAAGTACCTAAGTAGTTAGTTAGTTAATTTGAATTAGTCAATATGTGGATAATAATGCATCATGGCATGCAGTACGTGAGTTGTGTGGAGTGATTGTAGCTTTGCATGACCTTAAGTTTAACATTATCTTGTTGTGCTCTTTGCACTATAAATAGGTGCATtactcattttatatatcatcaatTCAAAGTATCATTTCTTTTCTATTCATCTTTCTCtctcgttatatatatatatttatatatattatatagatatattatatatattatatagatatattataattaatatatctaacatttggtatcagagctagtCAACCTTCCAACCCCGTGATATTGTCCGTAGTGAAATATGGCcacaaatttcaatattgtatggtcgggtcccaaattagacgggaaactcgattacaattattggcaaattatgatgaccactcatttgaaagcccaaaatctttggagctttattgatcccGGTCTacaagaaggagctgatgcagcCGCTATACGGCGCGATCAATTGGCCTTGGGGCAGATTCACCAAGGTGTTGATTACTCAATTTTTGGGCAATTAGCTGGGGCTCAAACAGCAAAGCAAGCTTGGGACATCCTAATGGTGTCAAACAAAGGAGTTGATCGGGCACAAAAGTCGAAGTTGCAGTCGTTGAGAAGGTTGTACGATCGATGTGAGATGACCTCTACAGAAACAGTAGATGCATATTTCACTCGTCTTATTGATCAGGtgaataagatgaggttatatggagataagattgaagatggtgcagtggttgaaaaagttcttcgaactatgccgatgaagtatgaccatgtggtggcttcaattACAGAGTCACACAAAACCGAgctcttatcagttgcagagcTGAAAGGTATGATAGAAAGTCATATTGACAGGATTGAGTCAAAGTCGGAACCACTtgcagaagaagctttgaagagccaagtcactCTTAATATGACTGGGCCTAATCAAAGCGGTGGAGGAtctggtagaggtcgtggaagaggaagaggaggatttagaggaagaggacgtggtaGCTCCAATCAAGGAGGAGGACGAGGTAACTCCAAccaaggaagaggtggaggtaatgccaaacaaggcaaatttccatttcattgctacaattgtggcaagtATGGGCACAAGATTGCAGATTGCTGGTACAATGAGGACAATCGTGGAAATCAAGCAAACATTGCTGAAAAGTCC
This portion of the Ipomoea triloba cultivar NCNSP0323 chromosome 5, ASM357664v1 genome encodes:
- the LOC116019252 gene encoding AT-hook motif nuclear-localized protein 2-like is translated as MEGKGGDEDPGSFQVGPSGENRSQLIGSTAAATPAAPAASVAGNSTDVKKKRGRPKKYGPDGSVRLALSPMPISASIPLTGDYSAWKQQPTVGSLKKKKKFLLENHGERMAYSVGANFTPHVITVNAGEDVTMKIISFAQQGSRAICVLAANGAISNVTLRQPNSSGGTLTYEGRFEILSLTGSFMPSDNGVTKSRSGGMSVSLSGPDGRVLGGGLSGMLVAAGSVQVVVGSFLHGHQLEQKPKKPRFEHTSSIHNLVSSNPVSDEKSEGAYSGQSPNPTSSPSFHGDNLHSANSMHFSRMSAIGNNNISLSREELQAPSPSKCEVSC